From a region of the Fibrobacter sp. UWB16 genome:
- a CDS encoding type I restriction endonuclease subunit R, with protein sequence MKSFISEDDIEQAILKMLEAAPYSYQVVRCDPSPEKTEDLNDGTGRANKKQCVLPIILRESLTRLNPNIPSDKLDEIAHELSRDYSGTDITATNYTLYKKLRDGVRVKFIRDGKSDFDDVAFIDFDNPENNTFTAVSQMWIQGRFNYRRPDVLIFVNGLPLVFIELKNSTVKIEEAYNKNLTSYKRDIPNLFALNQICVLSNGCETKLGAFNASYDYFFEWLKSSEDDKIDRKYIRGEGVSAEYMVKGLLNKATLIDYIENFILFENQSIKIIAKNHQFMGVNNLCEAVKNRKELDGKLGVFWHTQGSGKSYSMAMFARKVNRKFHGNFSFVIITDRDDLDTQIHKNFMRTEIIGPKDECQPKNGEQLRDYLRGNKPFIFTLIHKFGFEKPKKKTESSANEASEKKVPVYGKKYPVLSTRDDIFVLVDEAHRTQYKTLAENMRTALPNANFIAFTGTPLLGSKRLTNQWFGDYVSEYNFAQSVEDGSTVPLFYSRRVPEVGLQNNFLDDDVVTIIEDENLNEAEAKLLENSSSRILEVIKREDRLDKIARDIAHHFPRRGFLGKGMVVSVDKFTAVKMYDKVQHYWKEEKKALTIERNNVVKDSDDYNRLTAILNYMDKVEMAVIVSEEADEVQKFKAQGLDIVAHRNKMNAITPEGKDIEDRFKDPNDNLQLVFVCAMWLTGFDVKSLSTLYLDKPMKNHTLMQAIARANRVFPGKPCGIIVDYVNVFKFMKQALAAYAIGDDGSEFPAKNIDELIGYIDACIEEAHKFLLERNIDLYKIVENASTFDKLDDIRETYNKIIAIDEDSEKFKVILNTLLNLYEASKPEIFERDWSNPIFSALIYLHGQFFRLINDEKIEKARKRMGDLLDNSVSSESVKVDGATELRESSRNGIYMRGSKLIDLSKIDAEGLRKEIKQAKYKAVEINDMKEFIEKALQQMINRNVTRIKFSERFRNIINRYNAGGTENEDYYEQLIKLVEELKKEDSRASTMGLSDEELEIFDLLVMGKKLTNAQEQEVLLTSKALYKKLKDNRQKILVVDWYKDEQTRAKVKSTIEEVLDAPKSPHLPDCYDIDLFNAKSNLLLNHFIDMAVQGYGWARGVIS encoded by the coding sequence ATGAAGTCCTTTATTTCTGAAGACGATATTGAACAGGCAATCCTGAAAATGCTGGAGGCAGCCCCTTACAGCTATCAGGTTGTTCGTTGCGATCCGTCTCCAGAAAAAACGGAAGACCTCAATGATGGTACGGGCAGGGCGAATAAAAAGCAATGCGTTTTGCCTATTATTTTGCGGGAATCACTCACGAGGCTCAATCCGAACATTCCTTCGGACAAGCTAGACGAGATTGCACACGAACTGTCACGAGACTATTCCGGTACAGATATCACCGCAACCAACTACACGCTCTACAAAAAGTTGCGTGATGGCGTCCGTGTGAAGTTCATTAGGGATGGCAAGTCAGATTTTGACGATGTTGCCTTTATCGACTTTGATAATCCCGAAAACAACACGTTTACCGCAGTATCGCAGATGTGGATTCAGGGACGGTTCAATTACCGCCGCCCCGATGTTTTGATATTCGTCAATGGTTTGCCGCTCGTCTTTATCGAACTGAAGAACAGCACCGTCAAAATTGAAGAAGCCTACAACAAGAACTTGACGAGTTACAAGAGGGACATTCCGAATCTTTTTGCACTCAACCAGATTTGCGTACTTTCGAACGGTTGCGAGACAAAGCTTGGTGCTTTCAACGCCAGCTACGACTATTTCTTTGAATGGCTCAAGTCTAGCGAAGACGATAAAATTGACCGCAAGTATATCCGTGGCGAAGGCGTCAGTGCCGAGTACATGGTCAAGGGATTGCTGAACAAAGCAACTCTTATCGACTACATCGAAAACTTCATCTTGTTCGAAAATCAGTCCATCAAGATTATCGCCAAGAATCACCAGTTCATGGGTGTGAACAACTTGTGCGAAGCGGTCAAGAACCGCAAGGAACTAGACGGCAAGCTCGGCGTTTTCTGGCACACGCAAGGGAGCGGCAAGAGCTATTCAATGGCAATGTTCGCCCGCAAGGTTAATCGCAAGTTCCATGGGAATTTCTCTTTCGTCATCATCACTGACCGCGATGATCTCGATACGCAAATTCACAAAAACTTTATGCGTACCGAAATTATCGGACCCAAAGACGAATGCCAACCTAAAAACGGCGAACAACTTCGTGATTATTTGAGAGGAAACAAGCCTTTCATCTTCACGCTGATTCACAAGTTTGGTTTCGAAAAGCCAAAGAAGAAAACCGAATCGTCTGCTAATGAAGCCAGCGAAAAGAAGGTTCCCGTCTATGGCAAAAAATATCCGGTACTTTCGACCCGTGACGACATCTTTGTCTTAGTAGATGAAGCGCACCGCACGCAATACAAGACCTTAGCCGAAAACATGCGAACGGCGTTGCCGAACGCAAACTTCATTGCGTTTACAGGCACGCCATTACTCGGCAGCAAACGCCTTACAAATCAATGGTTCGGCGATTATGTTTCGGAATATAACTTTGCACAATCCGTAGAAGACGGCTCCACTGTCCCGCTGTTTTACAGTCGGCGCGTTCCCGAAGTCGGTCTCCAGAATAACTTCCTCGATGATGATGTCGTCACGATTATCGAAGACGAAAACCTCAACGAGGCCGAAGCGAAACTGTTGGAGAATTCCAGTTCTCGCATTTTGGAAGTCATCAAACGCGAAGACCGCCTCGACAAGATTGCAAGGGATATCGCCCACCATTTCCCGCGTCGCGGATTCCTCGGCAAAGGTATGGTTGTTTCCGTCGATAAGTTTACCGCCGTAAAGATGTACGACAAGGTTCAGCACTATTGGAAAGAAGAAAAGAAGGCGCTGACCATCGAACGCAATAATGTCGTCAAGGATAGCGACGATTACAATCGTTTAACCGCAATCTTGAATTACATGGACAAAGTCGAGATGGCGGTTATCGTTTCAGAAGAAGCGGACGAAGTTCAAAAATTCAAGGCACAGGGTTTGGATATCGTCGCCCACCGCAATAAGATGAATGCGATTACCCCCGAAGGTAAAGATATCGAAGATCGGTTTAAAGATCCAAACGACAATTTGCAATTGGTCTTTGTCTGTGCCATGTGGCTTACCGGTTTTGATGTAAAGAGTCTCAGCACGCTTTACCTCGACAAACCCATGAAAAATCACACGCTGATGCAAGCTATCGCAAGAGCAAACCGCGTATTCCCAGGGAAACCATGCGGCATCATCGTGGACTATGTAAACGTATTCAAATTCATGAAGCAAGCCTTGGCCGCATACGCCATTGGCGATGACGGAAGCGAATTCCCGGCCAAGAACATCGACGAACTAATTGGCTACATTGATGCCTGTATCGAAGAAGCCCACAAGTTCCTTTTGGAACGAAACATCGATCTTTACAAGATTGTAGAAAATGCTTCTACATTTGACAAGTTGGATGATATTCGCGAAACGTATAACAAAATCATCGCGATTGATGAAGATTCCGAAAAGTTCAAAGTCATTTTGAACACCTTGCTGAATCTTTACGAAGCATCGAAGCCAGAAATTTTTGAACGCGACTGGAGTAATCCGATTTTCAGTGCACTCATCTATTTGCACGGACAATTTTTCCGCCTTATAAACGACGAGAAAATTGAAAAGGCTCGCAAACGCATGGGCGACCTTTTGGATAACAGCGTTTCATCGGAAAGCGTGAAAGTTGATGGAGCAACCGAACTCCGCGAGAGCTCTAGAAACGGAATATACATGCGTGGTTCCAAACTGATTGACCTTTCTAAAATTGATGCCGAAGGTTTGCGTAAAGAAATCAAGCAGGCAAAGTACAAGGCCGTCGAAATCAACGACATGAAGGAATTCATCGAAAAAGCCTTGCAACAGATGATCAACAGGAACGTCACTCGCATCAAGTTCTCCGAAAGGTTCCGCAATATCATCAACCGCTACAATGCAGGCGGAACGGAAAATGAAGATTATTACGAACAGTTAATCAAGCTTGTCGAAGAATTGAAGAAAGAAGATTCCCGTGCAAGCACGATGGGCCTTTCGGACGAAGAATTGGAAATTTTCGACTTGCTCGTGATGGGCAAAAAACTCACAAATGCACAAGAACAAGAAGTTCTGTTGACATCAAAAGCTTTGTACAAAAAGTTGAAAGACAACCGTCAAAAGATTCTTGTTGTCGATTGGTATAAGGACGAGCAGACTCGTGCCAAAGTCAAGAGTACCATCGAAGAAGTTCTGGATGCACCCAAATCACCGCATTTACCGGACTGCTACGATATCGATTTGTTCAATGCGAAAAGCAATTTGTTATTGAACCATTTTATCGATATGGCGGTACAGGGTTACGGCTGGGCCCGCGGCGTGATTTCATAA
- a CDS encoding polymorphic toxin type 50 domain-containing protein, whose product MDLYTTIEKLIEQAKARGIYSEHELYVLWPTFLKENLSKRINPECQKKHIVGTKTFENYNRVSKAKGFAGAAYFDFNIDVYKIVQQSIGTGLVVFDKTGKIKEEIVKFSNDIGFAGCEELVRTNVISIRYAKKGIHATPVHPIKYEDTINFLKSR is encoded by the coding sequence ATGGATCTATACACAACAATAGAAAAACTAATCGAGCAAGCTAAAGCAAGGGGAATCTATTCAGAACACGAACTATATGTCCTGTGGCCCACTTTTTTAAAAGAAAATCTCTCAAAACGCATAAACCCAGAATGTCAGAAAAAACATATCGTGGGTACAAAAACTTTTGAAAACTACAACAGGGTTTCCAAAGCTAAAGGATTTGCCGGAGCTGCCTATTTCGATTTCAACATCGATGTTTATAAAATCGTGCAACAATCTATCGGGACGGGCCTAGTCGTTTTCGACAAAACCGGAAAAATCAAAGAAGAAATCGTCAAATTCAGCAACGATATAGGCTTTGCCGGTTGCGAAGAGCTTGTAAGGACGAATGTAATATCGATTCGATATGCCAAGAAAGGCATTCACGCGACACCGGTCCATCCTATAAAATACGAGGACACCATAAACTTCCTCAAAAGTCGCTGA